The following proteins come from a genomic window of Polaribacter dokdonensis:
- a CDS encoding ribonuclease HII: protein MLKSNYSGCLLEAGTDEAGRGCLSGPVVAAAVILPKDFSHPLLNDSKQLSEKNREILKPIIEEQALAYAVSFIYQDEVDQLNVLQASITGMHRAIGGLKIAPEFIIVDGNKFRSYKEIPHETIVKGDAKFLSIAAASVLAKTYRDAYMKKIHQEFTMYNWQKNKGYPTKEHRAAIREFGATIHHRKTFKLLPEQLKLKL from the coding sequence ATGTTAAAATCAAATTATAGTGGTTGTCTTTTAGAAGCAGGTACAGACGAAGCTGGTAGAGGTTGTTTGTCTGGGCCAGTTGTTGCAGCTGCTGTTATTTTACCTAAAGATTTTTCTCATCCACTATTGAATGATTCCAAGCAATTGTCAGAAAAAAATAGAGAGATTTTAAAACCGATTATAGAAGAACAAGCATTGGCTTATGCAGTATCCTTCATATATCAAGATGAGGTAGATCAATTAAATGTGTTACAGGCTTCAATTACAGGTATGCATAGAGCTATTGGTGGCTTAAAAATTGCTCCAGAATTTATTATTGTTGATGGAAATAAGTTTAGAAGCTACAAAGAAATTCCTCACGAAACTATAGTAAAAGGCGATGCCAAATTTCTAAGTATTGCTGCAGCTTCAGTGTTAGCTAAAACCTATAGAGATGCATATATGAAAAAGATTCATCAAGAATTTACAATGTACAATTGGCAGAAAAATAAAGGATATCCAACCAAAGAACACAGAGCTGCAATTCGTGAATTTGGAGCTACCATACATCATCGAAAAACATTTAAATTATTACCTGAACAACTCAAATTAAAGTTGTAA
- a CDS encoding reprolysin-like metallopeptidase yields the protein MNRKISHLMLFAVLLFSATQLKAQQFWSSIESSDFAQQKKEIYQKENFPTKYQLLTLETSSFQQELKRSTSEKSVLIFLPNSEGVLQRFQVKESSNFSIELQEKFPNINAYTAKGIDDPTAVAKLSFGTDGFHGVIFSAMQETVYIDPYSKDNKAYITYNRNSLNAIDEDFKCQVEDSAKNDFSFTNSFKNADDGKLRTYKLALVCSGEYAQFHLGAGQQNIPTTASDAVKKAAVLSAMNTSVTRLNGIFEKDLSVKLELVANNDEVIFLDENTDNITDGDPDAMIDEVQTICDNVIGNANYDIGHIFSVGGDGLAGLGVVCVTGQKARGVTGRSQPVGDPYDIDFVAHEIGHQFGATHTQNNNCNRTLATAVEPGSGSTIMGYAGICNPNVQAGNVNGNSDDYFHSVSIAQMWNHIQTTGSCALVTNTNNAAPTADAGLDYSIPKSTPFKLVGTANDADGLNSLTYNWEQIDNEVGSMPPLATNTVGPMFRSLPSKVSPIRYMPDLSTVIAGNNSTTWEVLPSVARTFNFSFTVRDNNAGGGSSARDDVEISVVDVDPFTVSAPSTNVTWNVGTTQTITWNKGDTDTAPINCNLVNIRLSTDGGATFPILLKSSTANDGSETIIVPDNATSSARIMVEAVNNIFYNVNSSNFVINSVDPTYVINNVSGLQTACNINNETVSYTLNFDFVNGFSDTVSLATTGEPTGAVATFTPATISADGDVVLTISNLDGKTAGDYTISVLGTSASVNQSIDVEFKLTTNTFNDIVLSSPANNATDINLTSELTWEADANAITYDVEIATDANFTNVVSSGNVATNAYTTTNLDGVTSYFWRVKPKNDCGEGNFSNAFTFTTINAAYCASTFTDEPGGSEHITNVTFGSINNTSGNDMDDGYQDFTNLNTNVLRGDTRTVSVTFDTAGFQDHCYVFIDWNQDFEFDNDTERYDLGTELNDVGTKTFDITVPSNARFGQTRMRVIIEYDDPSAGFGLGACDADHLTEWGETEDYSVTVAEIDGFSILTTAESCVDENDGIIQIDNKSDGFARQLVITGPSTNINQTFNSSNFILFDAAPGDYEICITTNVLNVTNCFEVTIEEAQPISLKLSSAKSSNTYSFNIEEGTAPYNVYLNNELIAVSSEKEFDLEINETGKLEVKTAKDCEGLFQKSIGDVILKQNPVTNFIELQLPIGITDAMIETTVFDINGKLIFRKDFKPENDVLQIPFQEYANGFYILKLSIENATPIKILKR from the coding sequence ATGAATAGGAAAATATCCCATCTAATGCTTTTTGCAGTATTGCTTTTTAGTGCTACTCAACTAAAAGCTCAGCAATTTTGGAGCTCTATAGAGTCTTCTGATTTTGCACAACAAAAAAAGGAAATTTATCAGAAAGAGAATTTTCCAACAAAATATCAATTATTAACATTAGAAACTTCTTCTTTTCAACAAGAATTAAAGAGGTCAACTAGCGAAAAATCTGTACTAATTTTTTTACCAAATAGCGAAGGTGTTTTGCAACGTTTTCAAGTAAAAGAATCGTCTAATTTTAGTATAGAATTACAAGAGAAATTTCCAAATATTAATGCGTATACTGCCAAAGGTATAGATGACCCAACAGCAGTTGCTAAATTAAGTTTTGGTACAGATGGTTTTCATGGCGTTATTTTTTCTGCTATGCAAGAAACTGTATATATAGACCCTTATTCTAAGGATAATAAGGCTTATATCACCTATAATAGAAATAGTTTAAATGCAATAGATGAAGATTTTAAATGTCAGGTAGAAGATTCTGCCAAAAACGATTTTTCATTTACAAATAGTTTTAAAAATGCAGATGATGGTAAGCTTAGAACCTACAAATTGGCTTTAGTTTGTAGTGGAGAATATGCACAATTTCATTTAGGTGCAGGTCAGCAAAACATACCAACTACAGCATCAGATGCAGTTAAAAAAGCAGCAGTTTTGTCTGCTATGAACACTTCTGTAACTAGGTTAAATGGAATATTTGAAAAAGATTTATCCGTAAAATTAGAATTGGTTGCGAATAATGATGAAGTTATTTTTCTAGATGAAAACACAGATAACATTACAGATGGCGATCCTGATGCTATGATTGATGAAGTGCAAACTATCTGTGATAATGTAATAGGAAATGCAAACTATGATATTGGACACATTTTTAGTGTTGGTGGAGATGGTTTAGCTGGTTTAGGTGTAGTTTGTGTTACAGGCCAAAAAGCAAGAGGTGTTACAGGAAGATCTCAACCAGTTGGAGATCCTTATGATATTGATTTTGTAGCTCATGAAATTGGCCATCAATTTGGAGCAACTCACACACAAAATAACAACTGTAATAGAACCTTAGCAACAGCTGTAGAGCCAGGAAGTGGGTCTACAATTATGGGTTATGCAGGTATCTGTAATCCAAATGTACAAGCAGGAAATGTAAATGGAAATAGCGATGATTACTTTCACTCAGTAAGTATTGCTCAAATGTGGAATCACATTCAAACTACTGGAAGTTGTGCTCTTGTTACAAATACTAATAATGCTGCACCTACTGCTGATGCTGGTTTAGATTATAGTATTCCAAAATCTACACCTTTTAAATTAGTAGGTACTGCAAATGATGCAGATGGTTTAAATTCATTAACCTATAATTGGGAACAAATTGATAATGAAGTTGGTTCTATGCCACCTTTAGCAACAAATACAGTTGGGCCAATGTTTAGATCTTTACCTTCTAAGGTAAGTCCAATTCGCTATATGCCAGACTTAAGTACGGTTATTGCTGGTAATAATTCTACAACTTGGGAAGTTTTACCAAGTGTTGCAAGAACTTTTAATTTTTCATTTACAGTAAGAGATAATAATGCAGGTGGTGGAAGTTCAGCAAGAGATGATGTAGAAATATCAGTTGTGGATGTAGATCCATTTACGGTTTCTGCACCTTCTACTAACGTAACTTGGAATGTAGGGACAACACAAACCATTACTTGGAATAAAGGTGATACAGATACTGCACCTATAAATTGTAATTTGGTAAATATTAGATTATCTACAGATGGAGGAGCTACTTTTCCGATCTTGCTAAAAAGCAGCACAGCTAATGATGGTTCAGAAACTATTATAGTTCCAGATAATGCTACTAGTTCAGCAAGAATAATGGTAGAAGCTGTAAACAATATTTTTTACAATGTAAATAGTAGCAATTTTGTAATCAATTCTGTAGATCCAACTTATGTAATTAATAATGTTAGTGGTTTACAAACAGCTTGTAATATTAATAATGAGACTGTTAGCTATACCCTTAATTTCGATTTTGTTAACGGATTTTCAGATACTGTTAGTTTAGCTACAACAGGAGAACCAACAGGAGCTGTAGCCACATTTACACCAGCTACAATTAGTGCAGATGGAGATGTTGTTTTAACCATTTCTAATTTAGATGGTAAAACTGCTGGAGATTATACTATTAGTGTTTTAGGAACCTCTGCTTCTGTAAACCAAAGTATAGATGTAGAATTTAAACTAACTACAAATACGTTTAACGATATTGTATTATCATCACCAGCAAATAATGCTACAGATATTAACTTAACTAGTGAGTTAACTTGGGAAGCAGATGCAAATGCAATTACATATGATGTAGAAATAGCTACAGATGCTAATTTTACAAATGTAGTTTCATCAGGCAATGTTGCAACCAATGCTTATACAACTACCAATTTAGATGGAGTAACCTCTTATTTCTGGAGAGTAAAACCAAAGAATGATTGTGGAGAAGGTAATTTCTCAAATGCATTCACTTTTACAACCATTAATGCAGCTTATTGTGCTTCAACTTTTACAGATGAACCTGGAGGTTCAGAACACATTACTAATGTAACTTTTGGTAGCATTAATAATACTTCTGGTAATGATATGGATGATGGATACCAAGATTTTACCAACTTAAATACAAATGTTTTAAGAGGAGATACACGCACTGTAAGTGTAACTTTTGATACTGCAGGTTTTCAAGATCATTGTTATGTTTTTATTGATTGGAATCAAGATTTTGAATTTGACAATGATACAGAAAGATATGATTTAGGCACAGAATTAAATGATGTTGGTACAAAAACTTTTGATATTACAGTGCCAAGTAATGCTAGATTTGGCCAAACAAGAATGAGGGTTATTATAGAATATGATGATCCATCAGCAGGCTTTGGTTTAGGCGCATGTGATGCAGATCATCTTACTGAATGGGGTGAAACAGAAGATTACTCTGTAACTGTTGCAGAAATAGATGGTTTCTCGATCTTAACAACAGCAGAAAGTTGTGTTGATGAAAATGATGGAATTATTCAAATTGATAATAAATCTGATGGTTTTGCAAGACAATTGGTAATTACAGGTCCATCTACAAACATTAATCAAACCTTTAATTCTAGTAATTTTATTTTGTTTGATGCAGCTCCTGGAGATTATGAAATTTGTATTACAACAAATGTTTTAAATGTCACAAATTGTTTTGAGGTTACCATTGAAGAAGCACAACCTATAAGTTTAAAACTTTCTTCAGCAAAATCGTCTAACACCTATTCCTTTAATATAGAAGAAGGTACAGCTCCTTACAACGTGTATTTAAACAATGAGCTCATTGCTGTTTCTAGTGAAAAAGAGTTTGATTTAGAAATAAATGAAACAGGAAAATTAGAAGTAAAAACAGCAAAAGATTGCGAAGGTTTATTCCAAAAGAGTATAGGTGATGTTATTCTAAAACAAAACCCTGTAACCAACTTTATAGAGTTGCAACTGCCAATAGGAATTACAGATGCAATGATTGAAACAACCGTTTTTGATATTAATGGAAAACTTATTTTTAGAAAAGATTTTAAACCAGAGAATGATGTATTACAAATTCCTTTTCAAGAATATGCAAACGGATTTTATATTCTGAAGTTATCTATTGAAAATGCAACACCAATCAAAATTTTAAAACGATGA
- a CDS encoding nucleoid-associated protein, producing the protein MIKKTRAEITKCILHKVANKFNSGQNVFSEDLIRFDQESYDLMKNFLLKPFGSLTQSYRFSHHADVRLNELNNYATEIFKDESAFVEFSKNMVNHLYEQSNSAQIKTGDVIVVFIEGIEYKDVLTEAVGVFKIENKVDFFQTYLDDNESFDVVVQKGISTRKIDKGCLILNTSDTEGTVVFSVDNNNYDAQYWIKNFLGVKLADDYNSHTQNYLELCKEFSEEVIKPEFGKHEQGNFLANTVDYFKEHEAVDYHNFKDEIFEEEKHKDLFEDYKKHYENLNDVLIRNNFDVSGVVLKKEKNKLKTEIKLDTNISIKLDVDAPDAASEYLERGYDEEKKMKYYKVYFNEEK; encoded by the coding sequence ATGATTAAAAAAACGAGAGCAGAAATAACCAAGTGTATTTTACATAAAGTGGCTAATAAATTTAATAGTGGCCAGAATGTTTTTTCTGAAGATTTAATTCGTTTTGATCAAGAAAGTTATGATTTAATGAAGAACTTTCTGCTAAAACCTTTTGGTTCTTTAACTCAAAGTTATCGATTTTCTCATCATGCAGATGTTCGTTTAAATGAGCTAAATAATTATGCTACAGAAATTTTTAAAGACGAAAGTGCATTTGTAGAGTTCTCTAAAAATATGGTAAATCATTTGTATGAGCAGTCTAATTCTGCACAAATTAAAACAGGTGATGTAATTGTGGTTTTTATAGAAGGTATTGAATATAAAGATGTATTAACAGAAGCAGTTGGTGTGTTTAAAATCGAAAATAAAGTCGATTTCTTCCAGACGTATTTAGATGATAATGAAAGTTTTGATGTTGTTGTTCAAAAAGGAATATCAACAAGAAAAATAGATAAAGGTTGTTTAATTCTAAATACCTCAGATACAGAAGGCACAGTAGTTTTTTCTGTAGATAACAATAATTATGATGCTCAATATTGGATTAAGAATTTTCTTGGTGTAAAATTAGCTGACGATTATAATTCGCACACACAAAACTATTTAGAGTTGTGTAAAGAGTTTTCAGAAGAGGTGATAAAACCTGAGTTTGGAAAACACGAACAAGGTAATTTTTTAGCAAATACTGTAGATTATTTTAAGGAGCATGAGGCTGTAGATTATCATAATTTTAAAGATGAAATCTTTGAAGAAGAGAAACACAAAGATTTATTTGAAGATTATAAAAAGCATTATGAAAATTTAAATGATGTTCTAATCAGAAATAATTTTGATGTTTCTGGTGTTGTGCTAAAAAAAGAAAAAAATAAACTTAAAACCGAAATTAAGTTAGATACCAATATTAGCATTAAATTAGATGTTGATGCTCCAGATGCAGCCTCAGAATATTTAGAAAGAGGTTATGATGAAGAAAAGAAAATGAAATATTACAAAGTGTATTTTAACGAGGAAAAATAA
- the lipB gene encoding lipoyl(octanoyl) transferase LipB: MNRNILLKDLSLKDYKETWDYQTELLQEIVDTKISNRRNSGKEITKNHFLFVEHPHVYTLGKSGDLSNLLLNETQLKEKGATFYKINRGGDITYHGPGQIVGYPILDLENFFTDIHKYLRLLEETIILTIAEYGIKGTRSKGETGVWLDVGTPFARKICAMGIRSSRWVTMHGFALNANADLGYFDNIIPCGIRGKAVTSMEAELDKKVDIEEVKTKILKHFKALFEVENFIDS, from the coding sequence ATGAATAGAAACATACTACTTAAAGACCTTTCTTTAAAAGACTATAAAGAAACTTGGGATTACCAAACTGAGCTATTGCAAGAGATTGTAGATACAAAAATTTCGAACCGTAGAAATTCTGGCAAAGAAATCACTAAAAATCATTTCTTGTTTGTAGAGCACCCTCATGTGTATACTTTAGGTAAGAGTGGTGATTTAAGTAACTTACTTTTAAATGAAACTCAGTTAAAAGAAAAAGGTGCTACTTTTTATAAAATTAACAGAGGTGGAGATATTACTTATCATGGACCAGGACAAATCGTTGGCTACCCAATTTTAGATTTAGAAAACTTTTTTACAGATATTCATAAATACTTACGTTTGCTAGAAGAAACAATCATTTTAACCATTGCAGAGTATGGAATTAAAGGTACTAGAAGTAAAGGTGAAACAGGAGTTTGGCTAGATGTGGGTACACCTTTTGCACGTAAAATTTGTGCTATGGGTATACGTTCTTCTAGATGGGTTACTATGCATGGATTTGCCCTAAATGCAAATGCAGATTTGGGTTATTTTGATAATATAATTCCATGTGGAATTCGTGGTAAAGCTGTAACTTCTATGGAAGCTGAATTGGACAAAAAAGTTGACATAGAAGAAGTAAAAACTAAAATCTTAAAACATTTTAAAGCTCTTTTCGAGGTTGAAAACTTTATAGATTCTTAG
- a CDS encoding GNAT family N-acetyltransferase, whose protein sequence is MIVKATTLDAQLLTDIAIESKSFWGYSLELLNSWQDDLTVTKNMIAKLLCYKVLCDDETVGFYILNQPKNAAIELEFLFVKPNFIGKGFGNQLIQHAISEAKQLNVKTITLLADPNAEAFYKSKGFYSINQKESSVKNRFLPVMKLDLSSIS, encoded by the coding sequence ATGATTGTAAAAGCAACTACTTTAGATGCACAATTACTTACAGATATTGCTATAGAATCTAAATCTTTTTGGGGTTACAGTTTAGAATTGCTCAATAGTTGGCAAGATGATTTAACTGTTACCAAAAACATGATTGCAAAACTTCTTTGTTATAAAGTTTTATGTGATGATGAAACAGTTGGCTTTTACATTCTCAATCAGCCAAAAAATGCGGCTATTGAACTAGAGTTTTTATTTGTAAAACCAAATTTTATTGGTAAAGGTTTTGGTAATCAATTAATACAGCATGCAATTTCTGAAGCAAAGCAATTAAATGTAAAAACAATAACTTTGTTGGCAGATCCTAATGCAGAGGCCTTCTATAAATCAAAAGGATTTTATAGTATTAATCAAAAAGAAAGTTCTGTTAAAAACAGGTTTTTACCAGTTATGAAATTAGATTTATCCTCTATTTCATAA
- a CDS encoding putative porin → MHSQRKLGAGAKREQTTRIGLDGKVDTLNTKGSTKVILSGKTKWTDYKIISHSRDTTYIDTTLTLQKDYKFNYLRTDNFELLPFHNQGQTFNNLGYSYNNILRLPDFGFSAKQVSYLEVDDINYFDVPTPTSEIMYRTGLQQGQVVDAIFTLNFSKRLNVSLSYKGLRSLGAYRNSLVSNGNFRGTFRYRTKNNQYEIRGHLTTQDFFHQENGGLTAEALDNFINEDPNFDQRSRLDVNLNDAQSQFDATRIYLEHSYKLLANKDSLSDKDFSNLKIGHIFTNENKSYGFSQTTNTTAIFGDVNATDASNKDADSKLTNNEFNLEFNSKYVLGKFKAKVNLTSYNYGYDSILNQNSTINKLRLESNAISLGADWNARIKNFNLNADASITPGSGRLSGNYIRGTAVYAKDSLFAIKGSLLLSSKSPNFNTLLHQSIYDDYNWQNEFSNINTRDLGFAFSSKWLNGAVNFTNIDNYTYFDEDSKPQQFANQITYLKVKANREFKFWKLALDNTVMYQNVSSGSSVFRVPEFVTRNTFYYADNWFKGDAMFVNIGVTFKYFTKYNANAYNPLLSEFRLQNDEEIGFPTVDVFFNARVRRTRLYLKVDNVTSGFTKKNYFSAPNYPYRDFTVRFGLVWNWFI, encoded by the coding sequence TTGCATAGTCAAAGAAAACTAGGTGCAGGTGCTAAAAGAGAACAAACCACTAGAATAGGTTTAGATGGTAAAGTTGATACCTTAAATACAAAAGGTTCTACCAAAGTTATTTTGTCTGGCAAAACCAAATGGACAGATTATAAAATTATTTCTCATAGCAGAGATACTACGTATATAGATACTACTCTTACGTTACAAAAAGATTATAAATTCAATTATTTAAGAACAGATAATTTTGAGTTATTACCTTTTCATAATCAAGGGCAAACCTTTAATAACTTAGGCTATAGTTACAATAATATATTGCGTTTACCAGATTTTGGGTTTAGTGCAAAACAGGTAAGTTATTTAGAAGTTGATGACATTAATTATTTTGATGTACCTACACCCACTTCAGAAATTATGTACAGAACTGGCTTGCAACAGGGTCAGGTTGTAGATGCCATTTTTACACTAAACTTTTCAAAAAGATTAAATGTTTCACTTTCCTACAAAGGTCTTAGATCTTTGGGTGCCTATAGAAATTCCTTAGTAAGTAATGGTAATTTTAGAGGAACATTTAGATATAGAACTAAGAATAATCAATATGAAATTAGAGGGCATTTAACTACACAAGATTTCTTTCATCAGGAAAATGGTGGTTTAACTGCAGAAGCCTTAGATAACTTTATTAATGAAGACCCAAATTTTGATCAACGTTCTAGGTTAGATGTAAATCTAAATGATGCACAAAGTCAGTTTGATGCTACAAGAATATATTTAGAGCATAGCTATAAACTCTTGGCCAATAAAGACTCATTGTCTGACAAGGATTTTAGCAACTTAAAAATAGGTCATATTTTCACCAATGAAAACAAGAGTTATGGATTTAGCCAAACTACAAATACAACTGCAATTTTTGGTGATGTAAATGCTACTGATGCTTCAAATAAAGATGCAGATAGTAAGTTAACGAATAATGAATTTAATTTGGAGTTCAACTCTAAATATGTACTGGGTAAATTTAAAGCGAAAGTAAATTTAACGAGTTATAACTATGGTTATGATAGTATTCTAAATCAGAATAGTACCATCAACAAATTAAGATTAGAAAGCAATGCTATTTCTTTAGGTGCAGATTGGAATGCTAGAATTAAAAACTTTAATTTAAATGCAGATGCTTCTATAACTCCAGGTTCTGGAAGGTTGTCTGGAAATTATATAAGAGGTACAGCAGTTTACGCAAAAGACAGTTTATTTGCAATTAAAGGATCTTTATTACTTAGTTCAAAATCGCCAAATTTTAATACACTTTTACATCAAAGCATTTATGATGATTACAATTGGCAAAACGAATTTAGCAATATAAACACAAGAGATTTGGGTTTTGCATTTAGTTCTAAATGGTTAAATGGAGCTGTAAATTTTACAAACATAGACAACTATACTTATTTTGATGAAGACAGCAAACCTCAGCAATTTGCAAACCAAATTACTTATTTAAAAGTAAAAGCAAATCGTGAGTTTAAGTTCTGGAAATTGGCTTTAGACAATACAGTCATGTACCAAAATGTTAGCAGTGGAAGTTCGGTTTTTAGAGTACCTGAGTTTGTAACTAGAAACACTTTCTATTATGCAGATAATTGGTTTAAAGGTGATGCCATGTTTGTGAATATTGGTGTAACTTTTAAATACTTTACAAAGTATAATGCTAATGCCTATAACCCTTTATTATCTGAGTTTAGACTTCAAAATGATGAAGAAATCGGATTTCCTACAGTAGATGTATTTTTTAATGCAAGAGTAAGAAGAACACGTTTGTATTTAAAGGTAGATAATGTAACTTCTGGTTTTACCAAAAAGAATTATTTTTCTGCTCCAAATTATCCTTACAGAGACTTTACAGTACGTTTTGGATTGGTTTGGAACTGGTTTATATAA
- a CDS encoding phosphatase PAP2 family protein produces the protein MYQQLKLFISKFKEFLSQKFHKYDSKVPYIITVLVTLLVVVFGIKFFLKLTRNLHTDLLSEFDTSVSEYVTSFRSESLTTYFKFVTDVGDALGYLIVFSVCSILFYLFFKNWKYVLQLSSILILALSSNLILKEIINRERPTLEHLVTVKTLSYPSGHAMTAMAFYGFLIYLIFTFKISKGLKFVLTTVLLALIFSIGISRIYLGVHFPSDIVGGFVAGFIWVVFCILILNILKVFKEDPNT, from the coding sequence ATGTACCAACAGCTTAAATTATTTATTTCAAAATTTAAAGAGTTTCTATCTCAAAAATTTCATAAATATGATAGTAAAGTTCCTTATATCATTACTGTACTAGTTACTTTATTGGTTGTTGTATTTGGTATAAAGTTTTTTCTAAAACTAACTAGAAACTTACATACAGATTTATTATCTGAGTTTGATACAAGCGTAAGTGAATATGTAACTAGTTTTAGATCAGAGTCTCTTACTACCTATTTCAAATTTGTAACAGATGTTGGTGATGCTTTAGGTTATCTAATAGTATTTTCTGTTTGTTCTATTTTATTTTACCTTTTTTTTAAGAATTGGAAATACGTTTTGCAATTGTCATCAATTTTAATTTTAGCGTTAAGTTCTAACCTAATTTTAAAAGAGATTATTAATAGAGAAAGACCAACATTAGAGCATTTAGTTACTGTAAAAACATTAAGTTACCCTAGTGGACATGCAATGACAGCAATGGCTTTCTACGGGTTTTTAATTTATTTAATCTTTACTTTTAAAATCAGTAAAGGCTTAAAATTCGTTTTAACTACAGTGTTGTTAGCGCTTATTTTCAGTATTGGAATCAGCCGAATTTATCTAGGTGTACATTTTCCTTCTGATATTGTTGGTGGTTTTGTAGCTGGTTTTATTTGGGTAGTTTTCTGTATACTAATCCTTAATATTTTAAAGGTATTTAAAGAAGACCCTAATACATAG